From the genome of Pseudodesulfovibrio sp. S3, one region includes:
- a CDS encoding PaaI family thioesterase, whose amino-acid sequence MNSEIANPFADGTCFFCGPNNPSGLKLVFHRDGNGGVYAEYTPEAKFCGQGNIFHGGMQMGLLDEAMWWAGYAATGVMEAVTVSASFRFLRPVYIGAPIRVVCAVASNEGQSIRLKGRILNSDGKVCTSVKGEYRMVGREQFESMVAG is encoded by the coding sequence ATGAACAGCGAAATCGCCAATCCCTTTGCCGACGGAACCTGCTTTTTCTGTGGTCCGAACAACCCGTCGGGGTTGAAATTGGTCTTTCACCGCGACGGGAACGGCGGGGTGTACGCCGAGTATACGCCCGAGGCCAAATTCTGCGGCCAGGGCAACATCTTTCACGGCGGCATGCAGATGGGGCTGCTCGACGAGGCCATGTGGTGGGCTGGCTACGCGGCCACGGGCGTCATGGAGGCGGTCACGGTCAGCGCCAGCTTCCGTTTTCTGCGACCCGTGTATATTGGCGCACCCATCCGGGTGGTCTGCGCAGTGGCGTCCAACGAGGGGCAGTCCATCAGACTCAAGGGGCGCATCCTCAATTCCGATGGCAAGGTCTGCACCTCGGTCAAGGGGGAGTACCGTATGGTCGGCAGGGAACAGTTCGAGTCCATGGTGGCAGGCTAG
- the dapF gene encoding diaminopimelate epimerase, producing MTIFTESVPFYKMQGCGNDFVVIDNRKLGVPESAMAEWAKAVCARAFGVYADGLFFLEDTDAPNLDYRWHFYNSDGSRAEMCGNASRCAGKLAHALGLAPAEHTFGTDAGPIKAKVLLDGPDQGRVKVQLTPPRNTQTDIVLTVDGQPVTVHFTDTGVPHTVVFLSDVTALDIMDLGPKIRYHEHFAPAGTNVNFAQIVDRNTMLLRTYERGVEAETYACGTGAAATQLLANTLGLTDEFANLTTSGNEVLTIFLEKDNVFLQGAAELTFKGELYLKPLGLSL from the coding sequence ATGACCATATTCACAGAGTCCGTCCCCTTCTACAAGATGCAGGGGTGCGGCAACGACTTCGTCGTCATAGACAACCGGAAGCTCGGCGTCCCGGAATCCGCCATGGCTGAATGGGCAAAGGCCGTGTGCGCCCGCGCCTTCGGGGTCTATGCGGACGGCCTCTTCTTCCTTGAGGACACCGACGCCCCGAATCTCGACTACCGCTGGCATTTCTACAACTCCGACGGCTCCCGTGCCGAGATGTGCGGCAATGCCTCGCGTTGCGCGGGCAAGCTCGCCCATGCCCTGGGCCTGGCCCCGGCAGAGCACACCTTCGGCACCGACGCCGGTCCCATCAAGGCAAAAGTCCTGCTGGACGGCCCGGACCAGGGCCGCGTCAAAGTGCAGCTCACTCCGCCCCGGAACACGCAGACCGATATCGTCCTCACTGTCGACGGCCAGCCGGTGACCGTCCATTTCACCGACACCGGCGTACCGCACACCGTGGTGTTCCTGAGCGACGTCACGGCCCTAGACATCATGGATCTCGGTCCGAAAATACGCTACCATGAGCACTTCGCACCCGCCGGAACCAACGTGAACTTCGCCCAGATCGTGGACCGGAACACCATGCTCCTGCGCACCTATGAGCGCGGCGTGGAAGCCGAGACCTATGCCTGCGGCACCGGAGCGGCCGCCACCCAACTGCTTGCCAACACCCTTGGCCTGACCGACGAGTTCGCCAATCTGACGACCTCCGGCAACGAGGTGCTGACCATCTTCCTCGAAAAGGACAACGTCTTTCTCCAGGGAGCAGCGGAACTGACCTTCAAGGGAGAACTCTACCTCAAGCCCCTGGGCCTGAGCCTCTAA
- a CDS encoding ribonuclease Z — translation MRVTFTGVGEAFDDLLPNTSILVESGSSSILLDCGFSASCRFWGQAENPLALDAVYVSHFHADHYFGIPALIVRSIEEGRSKRLTIMGPSGIESRITRLIEMAYSNALAQAKFEVFYIECEPGEDFKHSGFKFGFALNNHSMPCLSIRLDANGKSLYYSGDGKPTDDTLELAMGCDMVIHEAFTLDEITLGHGDVGSSLEFARRVRAKSCALVHMKRSVRHTMMDMIKMAIDTVPEVNAFLPEPGDVHTI, via the coding sequence ATGCGAGTGACATTCACCGGAGTGGGTGAAGCCTTTGACGACCTGTTGCCAAATACTTCCATACTCGTTGAATCCGGGTCTTCTTCAATCCTTTTGGATTGCGGGTTTTCCGCCTCTTGCAGGTTCTGGGGGCAAGCGGAAAATCCGCTCGCGCTGGATGCCGTGTACGTTTCCCATTTTCATGCAGACCATTATTTCGGCATTCCGGCCCTGATAGTCCGGTCCATTGAGGAAGGCCGTTCAAAACGGCTGACCATCATGGGTCCAAGCGGCATTGAATCGCGCATCACCCGGCTTATTGAGATGGCCTATTCCAATGCCCTGGCCCAGGCGAAGTTCGAGGTGTTCTACATCGAATGCGAGCCGGGCGAGGATTTCAAGCACAGCGGCTTCAAGTTCGGATTCGCTCTCAACAATCATTCCATGCCCTGCCTGTCGATACGGCTGGACGCAAACGGCAAGTCCCTCTATTATTCGGGTGACGGAAAGCCCACGGATGACACCCTTGAACTGGCCATGGGGTGCGACATGGTGATCCATGAAGCGTTTACTCTGGACGAGATCACCCTTGGCCACGGGGACGTAGGGTCTTCCCTTGAGTTTGCCCGCAGAGTGCGAGCCAAGTCGTGCGCTTTGGTGCATATGAAGCGTTCGGTCCGACATACAATGATGGACATGATCAAAATGGCCATTGACACGGTGCCTGAGGTCAACGCCTTTTTGCCGGAACCCGGAGACGTGCACACAATCTGA
- a CDS encoding DMT family transporter: MSQKSYAYINLSLAMILVGSSVVAGKIMVAELPIFLASALRFILALAILIPIVFMREGGLPRISRRSWLMIAGQSLCGSFLFTVFLLYGLTLTGPASAGIITSTTPACMGIIAWFFLKDRPSTRTGLGILLSVLGVLVINLVQGNGVTGANPLAGNLLVLCAVIFESLFLLIRKTVPEPLSPLAVSTIISLFGLLWFLPMGVIEAVSTDFTAISMTGWLVVLYYGAFVTVLAYLFWFAGITRVSPSTAGVFTAIMPVSALVLSALILDEPLGWQQLTGCGCVLGGIVLISK, from the coding sequence ATGTCCCAAAAATCCTACGCCTATATCAACCTCAGTCTGGCCATGATCCTGGTGGGCAGTTCGGTGGTGGCCGGGAAGATCATGGTGGCCGAACTGCCGATTTTCCTGGCCTCGGCCCTGCGCTTCATCCTGGCTCTCGCGATCCTCATCCCCATCGTCTTCATGCGCGAAGGCGGGTTGCCGCGCATATCAAGACGCTCCTGGCTGATGATTGCCGGACAATCCCTGTGCGGCTCGTTCCTGTTCACGGTATTCCTGCTCTACGGCCTGACCCTGACCGGTCCGGCCTCGGCAGGCATCATCACCTCCACCACCCCGGCCTGCATGGGCATCATCGCATGGTTCTTCCTCAAGGACCGCCCCTCGACCAGAACCGGACTCGGCATCCTTCTGTCCGTGCTCGGCGTGCTGGTCATCAATCTGGTGCAGGGCAACGGCGTGACCGGAGCAAATCCGCTGGCCGGGAACCTGCTGGTCCTGTGCGCGGTCATCTTCGAATCCCTGTTCCTGCTCATCCGCAAGACCGTACCCGAGCCGCTGTCACCCCTGGCCGTATCCACCATCATCTCCCTGTTCGGACTGCTCTGGTTCCTGCCCATGGGCGTGATCGAGGCGGTTTCCACTGATTTTACGGCCATCTCCATGACCGGCTGGCTGGTAGTTCTCTATTACGGCGCGTTCGTCACGGTCCTGGCCTACCTCTTCTGGTTCGCGGGCATCACCAGGGTCTCCCCGTCCACGGCAGGCGTCTTCACGGCCATCATGCCGGTCTCGGCACTGGTTCTGTCAGCCCTTATCCTTGATGAACCTCTAGGGTGGCAACAGTTGACGGGCTGCGGGTGCGTGCTGGGAGGCATAGTCCTTATTTCGAAATGA
- a CDS encoding response regulator, which produces MLVSEDQLFKRMLSSTIFKIIGTKRDCLFAFEEIQSGLRKVQSLQKKSVDCILFIERWVNGNTTTETIVTLKRLMPDLKIIVLVGETKRENIAYFYEIGVNNVISKPASMNNIIEKLAFTIKPQGKLSEYMGIGKRCLAAGKLMEAMQIADKILKLKPESPAGLMLKGDIHLAQNERDKALESYHRAHDSSKIYLEPIKKLVGVYEGVDDDEALKYMKKLDKLSPLNAYRKTEIGKLHVRRDQMEEAEVYFDQAIETITKEAMGLISSVANNISEAVSGTPAMAEKYLTKVLDAKANHLGPDDIVLFNRLGIALRGQGKWKEAIDNYAMALRISPNDEGLHYNMGMAYSDGGEKRMAAKCFENALVINPVFYRGSENVSMNVGTLFSEMRDFEKALPCFESALKVNPDNATAKRKLAALRTVIE; this is translated from the coding sequence GTGCTTGTCAGCGAAGACCAGCTGTTCAAGCGCATGTTGTCCTCGACTATTTTCAAGATAATCGGCACCAAACGCGATTGTCTTTTCGCCTTTGAAGAGATTCAGTCGGGGTTGCGGAAAGTTCAGTCTCTGCAAAAGAAGTCCGTCGACTGCATCTTGTTCATCGAGCGCTGGGTCAACGGGAATACCACTACCGAAACCATTGTTACGCTCAAGCGGTTGATGCCGGATCTCAAGATTATCGTACTCGTCGGGGAAACCAAGCGGGAAAATATCGCCTATTTTTATGAAATCGGCGTCAACAACGTCATTTCCAAGCCCGCTTCCATGAACAACATCATCGAAAAGCTGGCCTTCACCATCAAGCCCCAGGGCAAACTCAGCGAGTACATGGGCATCGGCAAGCGGTGCCTGGCTGCGGGCAAGCTCATGGAGGCCATGCAGATAGCCGACAAGATACTCAAGCTCAAACCTGAAAGTCCGGCCGGACTGATGCTCAAGGGCGACATCCATCTGGCTCAGAATGAGCGGGACAAGGCCCTGGAGAGCTATCACCGGGCGCATGACAGTTCTAAAATCTATCTGGAACCCATCAAAAAGCTTGTGGGCGTGTATGAGGGAGTCGACGACGATGAGGCTCTCAAGTACATGAAAAAGCTTGATAAGCTAAGCCCTTTGAATGCCTATCGAAAAACCGAGATCGGCAAGTTGCATGTCAGACGGGACCAGATGGAAGAGGCAGAAGTCTATTTTGACCAGGCCATTGAGACGATCACCAAGGAGGCCATGGGGTTGATCAGTTCCGTGGCCAACAATATCTCGGAGGCGGTGTCCGGGACCCCGGCCATGGCCGAAAAATATCTGACCAAGGTGCTGGATGCCAAAGCCAACCATCTCGGTCCTGACGACATCGTCCTCTTCAACAGGCTCGGCATCGCCTTGCGCGGACAAGGCAAGTGGAAGGAAGCCATCGACAATTATGCCATGGCCCTGCGTATCTCGCCCAACGACGAGGGGCTGCATTACAACATGGGCATGGCCTATTCCGACGGCGGAGAAAAACGTATGGCTGCCAAGTGTTTTGAGAATGCCCTTGTCATTAATCCCGTGTTTTATCGGGGCAGCGAGAACGTTTCCATGAATGTAGGCACCCTGTTCAGTGAAATGCGGGATTTCGAGAAGGCCTTGCCCTGTTTTGAAAGCGCACTCAAAGTAAACCCGGACAACGCCACGGCCAAGCGAAAGCTTGCGGCTTTGAGGACAGTGATCGAGTAG
- a CDS encoding tetratricopeptide repeat protein, producing the protein MPGETADTIVRDFIEKDQGVIVYLSDDFGFTRALRNMVSRLIGLRGEVLMPFTTTEAAMRKCTELKDQDVPCVVFIERMINNRPSTDFIIWLGREFPQAKKIVLTWEATQETVAYFFELGVSRVLVKPASANNVIEELAEAISPPMEFKQQMDRCRELLENREYDAALEASDHILMVRPDSARGLAMRGDAFMGIGKVDNAVQAYMAAHEANPIFMAPLIKLAEAFREMEDERALAYLKQLDDISPLNPERKIDIAEEHLRKGEHEQAERYLDQGMKTAEKEVRSMVGDLTQRIVDAVSTVAPNLAVKYLNRVIETKRTLGRDDLVHFNRLGIILRGEGRWAEAVEVYRKAVTIAPEDPVIHYNMGLAHWEGNERMVAMGCFEKALSIDPQFYAGSVGAALNIGSLYMDLRYYEDAQPFFMHVLELDPKNEMARTKLAKARSLAETGHEPVVRKTASKSEDDRVLNLEGLPEPPKKKKKKKKRKPFTNLEI; encoded by the coding sequence ATGCCGGGCGAAACTGCTGACACCATAGTACGTGATTTCATCGAAAAGGATCAGGGCGTCATCGTCTACCTTTCCGACGATTTCGGCTTCACCCGCGCCCTGCGCAACATGGTCTCCCGTCTCATAGGCCTCAGGGGCGAGGTGCTCATGCCGTTCACCACCACGGAAGCGGCCATGAGAAAGTGTACGGAACTCAAGGATCAGGACGTCCCCTGCGTGGTATTCATCGAACGCATGATCAATAACCGTCCGTCCACGGATTTCATCATCTGGCTTGGTCGCGAATTTCCCCAGGCCAAGAAGATTGTCCTGACCTGGGAGGCCACCCAGGAGACCGTGGCCTACTTCTTCGAGTTGGGAGTGAGCCGGGTGCTGGTCAAGCCTGCTTCGGCCAATAATGTCATCGAGGAACTGGCCGAGGCCATTTCTCCGCCCATGGAGTTCAAGCAGCAGATGGATCGTTGCCGGGAGCTGTTGGAAAACCGTGAGTATGACGCGGCCCTGGAGGCTTCGGATCATATCCTCATGGTTCGACCTGACAGTGCGCGCGGTCTGGCCATGCGCGGAGATGCCTTCATGGGCATCGGCAAGGTGGACAATGCGGTTCAGGCTTATATGGCCGCGCACGAGGCCAATCCCATTTTCATGGCCCCGCTGATCAAGCTGGCCGAGGCCTTCCGTGAAATGGAGGATGAACGCGCCTTGGCATATCTGAAACAACTGGACGACATCAGTCCGCTCAACCCCGAGCGCAAGATCGACATAGCCGAGGAACATTTGCGCAAGGGCGAACACGAGCAGGCCGAACGTTATCTCGACCAGGGCATGAAGACTGCGGAGAAAGAGGTCCGAAGCATGGTGGGTGATTTGACCCAGCGGATCGTCGATGCGGTCTCCACCGTGGCCCCCAACCTGGCCGTGAAATATCTCAATCGGGTCATTGAGACCAAACGCACTCTGGGCCGTGATGATCTGGTCCATTTCAACCGGCTGGGCATTATTCTGCGCGGCGAAGGTCGATGGGCCGAGGCGGTGGAGGTCTACAGGAAGGCCGTGACCATCGCCCCGGAAGATCCTGTCATTCACTACAACATGGGGTTGGCTCACTGGGAAGGCAATGAGCGCATGGTTGCCATGGGTTGTTTTGAAAAGGCCCTGTCCATAGATCCGCAGTTCTATGCAGGGAGTGTCGGGGCAGCTTTGAACATAGGCTCCCTCTATATGGATTTGCGCTACTATGAGGACGCCCAGCCATTCTTCATGCATGTTCTCGAACTGGACCCGAAAAACGAAATGGCCCGGACAAAGCTTGCCAAGGCCCGCTCCCTGGCCGAGACCGGTCATGAACCGGTGGTCAGGAAGACCGCTTCCAAAAGCGAAGACGACCGGGTTCTCAACCTGGAAGGGCTGCCCGAACCGCCCAAGAAGAAAAAGAAAAAGAAGAAGCGCAAGCCCTTCACCAACCTGGAGATATAG
- the acs gene encoding acetate--CoA ligase, which produces MTEEKKIESLQKDGQIFQPESSMQGQAWIQNMEAYEAANRKALDDPEGYWGDRAKDLISWFSDFDTVLEADYDKPEFKWFSGGKTNVSFNCLDRHLTNGRRNKAAIIWQGEPEEDTRVYTYQMLHTEVCRFANVLKKKGVKRGDRVALYMPMIPELAIAMLACTRLGALHSIVFAGFSSIALQSRIDDCQAKVLVTADAVLRAGKTIPLKPNADEALKDCPGVEQCVVVKRGGNEVNMVEGRDSWWHDEISADDISSECAYEEMDAEDPLFILYTSGSTGKPKGVLHTTGGYLTYAAHTTQYVFDVKDDDVYWCTADVGWITGHSYIVYGPLALGATSVMFEGVPSYPKPDRFWQIVDKFKVNIFYTAPTVIRALMREGDEWTKKYDLSSLRLLGSVGEPINPEAWLWYHKNIGGSRLPIVDTWWQTETGGIMISALPYATPLKPGSATRALPGISAKIVRRDGTPANPNEGGHLIIDKPWPGMLRNVWGDPDRYKKTYFAGFPGAYEAGDGARVDEDGYFWIMGRLDDVINVSGHRMGTAEIESALVAHADVAEAAVVGMPHDIKGETIYAYVTLKSGIEPSDDMVKELKVWVRKEIGPIATPEFIQFADGLPKTRSGKIMRRVLRKIVEGSNEFGDTSTLADPGVVTDLVEGNKELVG; this is translated from the coding sequence ATGACCGAAGAGAAAAAAATCGAGAGTCTGCAAAAAGACGGGCAGATATTCCAACCTGAATCCTCCATGCAGGGTCAGGCCTGGATACAGAACATGGAAGCCTATGAGGCGGCCAACCGGAAAGCCCTGGACGACCCGGAGGGCTACTGGGGAGACCGGGCAAAGGACCTGATCAGCTGGTTCTCCGATTTCGATACCGTCCTGGAAGCGGACTACGACAAGCCCGAGTTCAAGTGGTTCTCCGGCGGCAAGACCAACGTCTCCTTCAACTGTTTGGATCGTCACCTGACCAACGGCCGCCGCAACAAGGCCGCCATCATCTGGCAGGGCGAGCCAGAAGAGGACACCAGGGTTTACACCTATCAGATGCTGCACACCGAGGTCTGTCGGTTCGCCAACGTCCTGAAGAAGAAAGGTGTCAAGCGGGGCGACCGCGTGGCCCTGTACATGCCCATGATCCCCGAACTGGCCATTGCCATGCTGGCCTGCACCCGCCTCGGCGCACTGCACTCCATCGTGTTCGCCGGTTTTTCCTCCATTGCTCTTCAGTCCCGCATCGATGACTGCCAGGCCAAGGTTCTGGTCACGGCAGACGCTGTTCTGCGTGCAGGCAAGACCATCCCGCTCAAGCCCAATGCCGACGAGGCGCTCAAGGACTGCCCCGGCGTGGAGCAGTGCGTCGTGGTCAAGCGCGGCGGCAACGAGGTCAACATGGTCGAAGGGCGAGACTCCTGGTGGCACGACGAAATCAGCGCCGACGATATCTCTTCCGAGTGCGCCTACGAGGAAATGGATGCCGAAGATCCGTTGTTCATCCTCTACACCTCCGGTTCCACAGGCAAGCCCAAGGGCGTGCTGCACACCACCGGCGGCTACCTTACCTACGCGGCCCACACCACCCAGTACGTTTTCGACGTCAAGGACGACGATGTCTACTGGTGTACGGCGGACGTCGGCTGGATCACCGGCCATTCCTACATCGTGTATGGTCCGCTGGCCCTGGGCGCCACCTCGGTCATGTTCGAAGGTGTGCCGAGTTACCCCAAGCCGGACCGTTTCTGGCAGATCGTGGACAAGTTCAAGGTCAATATCTTCTACACAGCCCCCACGGTCATTCGCGCCCTCATGCGCGAAGGTGATGAGTGGACCAAGAAATACGACCTCTCCTCCCTGCGTCTGCTCGGTTCCGTGGGCGAGCCCATCAACCCGGAAGCGTGGCTCTGGTATCACAAGAATATCGGCGGAAGCAGGCTGCCCATCGTGGATACATGGTGGCAGACCGAGACCGGCGGCATCATGATTTCCGCCCTGCCTTACGCCACTCCGCTGAAGCCCGGTTCGGCCACCAGGGCCCTGCCCGGCATCTCCGCCAAGATCGTGCGCCGCGACGGCACCCCGGCCAACCCCAATGAGGGCGGTCACCTGATCATCGACAAGCCGTGGCCCGGCATGTTGCGCAATGTCTGGGGCGATCCCGATCGGTATAAAAAGACCTATTTCGCCGGGTTCCCCGGAGCCTATGAAGCGGGCGACGGCGCGCGCGTGGACGAAGACGGTTATTTCTGGATCATGGGCCGCCTGGATGACGTCATCAACGTGTCCGGACACCGCATGGGCACCGCCGAGATCGAATCCGCCCTGGTGGCGCACGCCGATGTGGCCGAGGCTGCCGTGGTCGGCATGCCCCACGACATCAAGGGCGAGACCATCTACGCCTACGTCACCCTGAAGTCCGGTATTGAGCCGTCCGACGACATGGTCAAGGAGCTGAAAGTCTGGGTGCGCAAGGAGATCGGTCCCATCGCCACTCCCGAGTTCATCCAGTTCGCCGACGGCCTGCCCAAGACCCGTTCCGGCAAGATCATGCGCCGTGTCCTGCGCAAGATCGTCGAAGGTTCGAACGAGTTCGGCGATACCTCCACCCTGGCCGATCCGGGTGTGGTCACCGACCTGGTCGAAGGCAACAAGGAACTGGTCGGTTAG
- a CDS encoding methyl-accepting chemotaxis protein yields the protein MMLEGEKDKLKVASDAMAMALSELIGELPDEAARVDVIRKAINGYRFEEDKSGYFFVFKGTMTVAHAAKPSLNGKDLGTLKDSNGIYMIRELAEIAAKGGGFVRYIWPKPGAGEQPKLSYATRIPGTEYFIGTGVYIDNIDMAKQQIELTMDVIVQESVMIIGVSFAVALIFVLVLSLFIIRSITSPIREATAIADAIAHGDYTMELNVKGRDEAAQLQMSLNVMAKTLRENIAEITARSAEANEKTKAAEMALKEADMAKAEAERARREGAHQAVSRIQEVVNRVSAAAEQMSRQASIIDEGTTVQRDRIQGTATAMNQMNATVLEVARNAAEASSMGIRAKDLAVEGAEIVSKSVAAMDTTYSAAEGLKSGMNRLEAQAHDIGKVLEVITDIADQTNLLALNAAIEAARAGEAGRGFAVVADEVRKLAEKTMQATKEVGDSIAAVQEVAKQNVTGMDKALSDLGIAVELSSKSGEVLKDIVEGVEESAGQINSIAAAAEEQSAASEEINQAIEEVNAISLETSQGVTESSQALDEMTTQMAELQAVIDRLASDSA from the coding sequence ATGATGCTGGAGGGGGAGAAGGACAAGCTCAAGGTTGCCAGCGATGCCATGGCCATGGCCTTGTCAGAATTGATCGGGGAGCTGCCCGATGAGGCGGCAAGGGTGGACGTTATCCGCAAGGCCATCAACGGTTACCGGTTCGAGGAGGACAAGTCGGGCTACTTTTTTGTCTTCAAGGGCACCATGACCGTGGCCCATGCGGCCAAACCTTCCCTCAACGGCAAGGATCTCGGCACGCTGAAGGATTCCAACGGAATCTACATGATACGGGAATTGGCTGAAATCGCAGCCAAGGGCGGCGGTTTTGTCAGGTATATCTGGCCCAAACCCGGTGCGGGCGAGCAGCCCAAGCTCAGTTACGCCACCAGAATTCCCGGCACGGAGTATTTTATCGGCACGGGGGTCTATATCGACAATATCGACATGGCCAAGCAGCAGATTGAACTGACCATGGATGTTATCGTTCAGGAAAGCGTGATGATCATCGGGGTGTCTTTTGCGGTGGCCCTGATTTTCGTATTGGTCTTGAGTCTTTTCATCATCCGGAGCATCACCTCGCCCATCAGGGAAGCCACGGCCATTGCCGATGCCATTGCCCACGGCGACTATACCATGGAGCTGAATGTCAAGGGACGGGACGAAGCTGCGCAGTTGCAGATGTCCCTCAATGTGATGGCGAAAACCTTGCGCGAAAATATCGCGGAGATCACCGCCCGTTCCGCCGAGGCCAATGAAAAGACCAAGGCTGCGGAAATGGCCCTGAAAGAGGCTGACATGGCCAAGGCCGAGGCGGAAAGAGCTCGCAGGGAAGGTGCCCATCAGGCCGTCTCCCGTATTCAGGAAGTGGTCAACAGGGTTTCTGCCGCAGCCGAGCAAATGTCCCGGCAGGCCAGTATCATCGACGAGGGGACAACGGTGCAGCGGGACCGCATCCAGGGTACGGCCACTGCCATGAACCAGATGAACGCCACGGTTCTGGAGGTCGCCCGCAATGCCGCCGAGGCGTCTTCCATGGGCATCCGGGCCAAGGACCTGGCTGTGGAAGGTGCCGAGATCGTCAGCAAATCCGTGGCCGCCATGGATACGACCTATTCGGCTGCTGAAGGTCTCAAGTCCGGTATGAACCGGCTGGAAGCCCAGGCGCATGATATAGGCAAGGTCCTGGAAGTCATCACCGACATCGCCGATCAGACCAATCTGCTCGCCCTGAACGCGGCCATCGAGGCCGCCCGCGCAGGAGAAGCTGGACGCGGTTTTGCCGTTGTTGCCGACGAGGTCCGAAAATTGGCCGAAAAAACCATGCAGGCCACCAAGGAGGTGGGGGATTCCATCGCCGCCGTTCAGGAGGTGGCGAAGCAGAATGTCACCGGCATGGACAAGGCGTTGAGCGACCTTGGCATTGCCGTGGAGTTGTCCAGCAAGTCCGGGGAGGTCCTCAAGGACATTGTCGAAGGCGTTGAAGAATCCGCAGGTCAGATCAACAGCATCGCCGCTGCAGCCGAAGAGCAGTCAGCCGCTTCCGAGGAGATCAACCAGGCCATCGAGGAGGTCAACGCGATTTCGCTGGAAACCTCTCAGGGAGTGACCGAGTCCTCACAAGCCTTGGACGAGATGACCACGCAGATGGCTGAGTTGCAGGCTGTCATCGACAGGCTTGCAAGCGATTCTGCCTAG
- a CDS encoding DUF1566 domain-containing protein codes for MRIGRYEIRGLLGRGGMGAVYKVAMPVTGRIVALKVLRPAEILEDLVGEAALREMFFKEAATMASISHANVASILDVNRGDAHTPPHFTMEYFCGNLGVLMGETYEVEHESRRLGVETSLHIARELLSGLDRLHYEGIIHRDVKPFNVMLAEDQGGPGTVKLIDFGLSKLRGEKEPGPKGMVVGSPYYAAPEQEADPESADLRADLYSVGVTLYRMLTGRLPEEGGRKSLCDIHADLDCRWDAFFECALASDPEGRFPDGTAMIEALDVLETQWREQLDAVCAAPDLLLEPHHHTRGWLPRHVSLKVGVKQGRSTFALDELWRPNKYGQGELEDNADGTVLDRSTGLQWEKEGSRYPLTWERAHAHVVRLNENAFAGRTDWRLPTVDELATLFTGRTEPGELCLQSAFDPRKARLWSSDTKAFTAAWYADAELGFVWWQDRTCRFFARAVGGGC; via the coding sequence ATGCGCATTGGACGGTACGAGATACGGGGCCTGCTGGGCCGGGGCGGCATGGGTGCGGTGTACAAGGTGGCCATGCCCGTGACCGGCCGTATCGTGGCCCTGAAGGTCCTCAGGCCCGCCGAGATCCTGGAGGACCTGGTGGGCGAGGCCGCACTCAGGGAAATGTTTTTCAAGGAAGCGGCCACCATGGCCTCCATCAGCCACGCCAATGTCGCTTCCATCCTGGACGTGAATAGGGGCGATGCGCACACGCCTCCGCATTTCACCATGGAATATTTCTGCGGCAATCTCGGCGTGCTCATGGGTGAGACCTACGAGGTGGAGCACGAGTCCCGCCGCCTGGGCGTGGAAACTTCCCTGCACATTGCCCGCGAATTGCTTTCCGGCCTGGATCGGCTGCACTATGAAGGCATCATTCATCGCGACGTCAAACCGTTCAACGTCATGCTGGCCGAGGACCAGGGCGGTCCCGGCACGGTCAAGCTCATCGACTTCGGCCTGAGCAAGCTGCGTGGCGAAAAGGAGCCGGGGCCCAAGGGCATGGTCGTGGGTTCTCCCTACTATGCCGCCCCCGAGCAGGAGGCCGACCCCGAGTCCGCCGACCTCCGCGCCGATCTCTATTCCGTGGGAGTGACCCTTTACCGTATGCTTACCGGACGGCTGCCCGAAGAGGGCGGCAGGAAGTCCCTCTGTGACATCCACGCCGATCTCGACTGCCGGTGGGACGCCTTTTTCGAATGTGCACTGGCATCTGATCCGGAGGGCCGGTTCCCGGATGGGACGGCCATGATCGAAGCCTTGGACGTGTTGGAAACGCAATGGCGGGAGCAGCTCGACGCCGTCTGCGCAGCCCCGGACCTGTTGCTGGAGCCGCACCACCACACAAGGGGATGGCTGCCGCGTCATGTGTCCCTGAAGGTCGGCGTGAAGCAGGGGCGCAGTACTTTTGCCTTGGATGAGCTCTGGCGGCCCAACAAGTATGGCCAGGGAGAACTGGAGGACAATGCCGACGGCACGGTCCTGGACCGGTCCACGGGTTTGCAGTGGGAAAAGGAAGGTTCTCGCTATCCGCTCACCTGGGAGCGCGCCCATGCCCATGTGGTCCGCTTGAACGAGAATGCGTTTGCGGGTCGTACCGATTGGCGGCTACCCACTGTGGACGAACTCGCCACCCTGTTCACCGGTCGCACCGAGCCGGGTGAACTTTGCCTTCAGTCCGCATTTGACCCGCGCAAGGCGCGACTCTGGTCTTCGGACACCAAGGCCTTTACCGCAGCATGGTACGCGGACGCCGAGCTAGGTTTTGTCTGGTGGCAGGATCGCACCTGCCGGTTCTTTGCACGGGCCGTGGGAGGCGGTTGCTAG